From the genome of Pueribacillus theae:
CAATGCAAGGAGAATTAGCTGAATTAACCGCTCTTGACGTCGGAAACCCTTCCCTTCCAGGTGGTATGAATATTGAAAACACGAACTCCCCGCAAGACGCGATGGAACAGCAAGAGCAAATGGCTCCTGAACAATTATTCTAAAAATATTAAGGAGGTTTTATAAGTGACTAGGGCTGAAGTTGAGCAGGCTTTTTCTAACATTATCGAAGAGATTAATGATGAAGATGTGATTATTCTTGAAAAAGGTAATGATAATACGGTAATCTTCATTTCTGTTAAGGATTTCGTTAGTACGTTTGCTGAGTACGATCTGACTTACGCTAGTTTGGAGACGCACCCCTACTTTAATGCTGGGTGGAAAGAATACTTTGATAAATGGCGAAAAGCTGGTTACATTAAATCATTGACTAAATGACTACCCTATAGTATAGTTAGTATTAGATTAGTGTGTCTTATCATTCATTGACCAAGGCTCGTGATGTGTTCAAAGGACCAAGGCTTACTTGTCTATAGGGATGTAGCTCAATTGGACAGAGCAGTCGGTTTCTACCCGAAAGGTTGTGGGTTCGAGTCCTACCTTCCCTGTCAATTAAGTACAGTCCTCTAACATTAATGGGTACAGTCAAAGGAGGAATTTGAGAATGGAATTTGAAGAGCAGCAACAAATGCAAGGCATGGACCTACAGAATGTACAGTCTCATGAAGGAGACCAAGGCAATCTTGAAGGCGAACAACCTCAGCAACAAGAGCAGCAACCGATTGATTATGAAAAGTCTTTCCGTAATTTAGAAAAAGACTACACTCGCAAGGCTCAGAAGCTAAAGGAACTAGAAGCTTGGGAAAAGTTTCAAGAACAAACTGGAATTTCTGCCGAACAAGCGTTGCAGCAGCTTGAGTATTATCAAGGACAACAACCTCAACATCAGCAGCCGCATGACATGTACGGAAGCTTACCAGCACAGAATTTCCAGCAAGTAAATTACCCTCAGACTTACGATGATCCTAGAGTTACTCAACTAGAGCAGCAACTTCAGGAATTGAAACAAATGCAGCAAATTGACAATTTGAGGAAACGCTTTCCTCAATTTGATGAAATGTATCCAGACGTTATGAATCTGGCGCAGTCTCAGGGTCTTGACGTAGAAACAGCGTTCGGTCGCTTAATGGTTGATCGTTGGGACGATGTTCGGGCGAATACGGAGAAGCAAGTAGTTGAAAAAATTCGTGCGAAAGGTTTAAAAGCCTTAGAGCCTTCTGGCACACCGGAACCTCCTGGAGAAGGTGCGAATCTATCTCAGGAAGAGCTGGCTGCCGCTAACATGCTTGGAGTATCCCCAGAAGATTACGCTCAGATGAAAAACGTCAAATATACGATTGATTAATGTTTGACAGGAGCTGATTTTAATGACGTTAGATACGTCTAAAGCAGGTTGGAGTAGACTGCTCGAACCAGGTCTTCGAAAGATTTTCTTCGAGTCTTGGAAAGAGTATCCAACCCAATTCACGCAAGTATTCAATGTATTAAACTCTAAAAAGCACGCAGAACATGATCTTAGCTTGACTGGATTCGGACCGTGGGAAGCTAGAACTTCGGAAACTTCTGCTGTACCTTACGATGATCCGATGGAAGGTTTTTCAATCGACTATACGCACACGGAGTTTTTGAAAGGGTTTAAAGTTTCTCGTGCGATGGTTGATGACGAACTGTATAACCAAATTAATAAACTGCCTAAAAACTTGGCTCGTTCTGGACGGGCAAAAGTTGAGACGGATGCTGCTAGTGTGCTTAATAACGGGTTTACGAATACAGGTTATGACACAGAGCCTCTATTCTCCAAAGAGCATCCGATTAAGCGGACTGGTGGAAAAGTAAGCAACTTAATTGAAGTATCGGGGGCTACAAATCCAGAGGACATTCTAAATGAGGATACGGTGAATGAAGCTATTCTTCTCGCCAGACGGACTACGGATGACGCTGGACTGAAAATTGTCGTGCGTCCGAAGAAGTTAGTCATTCCTCCAAACTTGGAGCCGCAAGCTCAACGTATCGTTAATTCGGCCCAACGTCCTGGAACGGACTTGAACGATATTAACACGATTAAGTCTAAGCTTCAGATTGTTGTTATGGACTATTTGGACAAAGATGATGCGTTCTTCTTGCTTGATGACGATGTTCATGAGCTTAACTTCTTCTGGCGCGTTCGCCCTGAGTTTAAGTCTGAAGAAGATTTCGATACGCTTGAGGCGAAATATCGTGGGTACATGCGTTATTCGCACGGCTACTCTAACTGGCGTGGAGCTATTGGAGTAAGAGCAGTAGCGTCAGGCGGTTAATAAATATGGCAACTCTCAAAGGGGGTAGTTTCTGATGAATCTTAAAGAGATTAGGGATGACGTTCGATCTCTTATCATCGAACCTACCCCTGGTTTTCGTTCAAATGAGGAATTAAACAGGTGGATTAACCAAGGACATCAGCTCCTTGGTTCTGCCTATCGTATCGAAACGTTTCAACAGCTTAATCTAAAAACAGGTACTACATTCCACCAGCTCCCAGAAGATTTATTAGTCTTTAAAGGAGCATGGGACGAAAACAATAAATCCATTCCGATTATCCCAATTGCTTCTGGAACAGATATTATTGATGAAAATATGGAAGGAACAGCGATTTTCCGTTTCGGAGATAACTTCGTCTTAGTCGCTCCTAATGTTGAGCTACAGACGGATTACTCCGTTACTCTTTTCTATGATAGAAAGCCTAAAATGCTCCGTGCGGATAGCGATGAGCCTGAAATTCCTCTCCCCTTCCACACGTACATTGTCTCTTATGCGACAATGAGGGCTTTGCAGAAAGATGAAGATTACGAAGCAGCAGAAGTTTATCGACAAGAATTTTTAACAGGCTATCAGCGTATCTCCATCCAGAAAACGCCTGTTTCTCAAGATGCAGATATTATTATCGAAATGATAAAATTAGGTATTTTAAATCCAGCAGAAGCGGCAGAATGGCTGAACTTGCCTATGAAGAAGAAAATCTGGCAACGTGTTGAAGTTGAGGAAAAAGGAATGGCTCTTATGCAGACTGGCGTTATTGATAAAGCTGACCTTCTTGAAAATACAGAGTTTGTTGATCGAGAACAAATTGTGGAGCGTTTGAAGCAAAATGCTGAAGATTTTATAACGCTTCCTAGCTGGAGTGATCGGGATGGCGAATAGAATTGAAGCTCAAAATCGTGGAAGACATAGGCTCCAGTTTGAAGTAAACGATCTAACAGGAGGGTTTGTAACCCAGGCTGCCACGTACAACATAGAGGATAAATATTTAGACGACATTCTAAATATGGAAATCGTTCAAGGCATGTGGCAAAAGCGCAAAGGTTACACGTATTCAGGCTCTTTTACCCCAGTCACAAATACTCCTGGAAAATCTAAAGGGATGCACGTCTTTAACCAACGAGAGCATCTGCATGTGCTTTCAGCTTATGGAACCGCTCTATATGACACTTACCAGTTGTCGCAGACGGACGGGGGGAAAAGAATCTACAACAACCTCCCCCCTTCCGGCCGAATCCGTTTTGCAGATTTTGAAGGTGACTGTTATATCGCTCACGGCAAAGGCAGCATCTTGAAGTTTAACGGAAAGAGTGTTACGGAAACATTTTCCCCTTCCGGAGACGTGTTGGCGGTGTACGGAAACCGTCTGCTTGTAGGAGGATTAATCAGCGACCCGATGACCTTTTACTACTCGGCCAAAGGGGACGCCTCTTCCTGGAGCGCGTTAAATTATATTACGCTTGACGGTGGCTCCGGGGAGAGAATTACGGCAATGGTTCCCCTTCTTGGGAAGCTGTTTATTTTTACGAATCGATCCATTTACTCCCTTGTTGGAGATTTAGAAGCGTTTGCCGTCTCCCAGGAAGTTCATGGAATCGGGGCAGTGTCGGCTGAGGCTTTATATGTGTATGGAAGTGTATTCTACTTCATTTCCGAAGACCAGAAGATTTATGAGTTTGACGGAGGAAACTACCCCACTGAAATATCGAGACATATCTCCCACTACATCAAGTCAGAGTTTACGCAAAACGCCACAAAGAATGCCGTTATCACGCATTACAAGGATAGCATTTGGTTCACGTTTGATAATTCCTACGTTCCTAAAGATCGGGTAACGTTAGTCTACTTCCCAGAATACGGCGCGTGGTCAAAGTATAAAGGAATCCCTGCGGCTGATTACGTTCATATCAACGGGACGCTTTATTTCACCGGCTCACATAATTACGGCTCGCTGTATCAATTCGGGACGCAATATAAAGACGACCTTGCCCCTATCGAAGGAATAATTAAGACAACAAAATGGAGCCTAGAAGCCTTAGAAAACATTAAAAGATTTAAAAATTTGTATATACGTGGCGCGATTCAGGGCGGCGGGAGCAATGGATTTGATTTGGAATTTTACGTCGATGACTCCTTAACTGCTTCCGTAAGGGTAACGTCAGACATTGCTTCTGAAACGGAAATTTGGAATGAGTATAAGTGGGGCGAAATGTATTGGGGCTTTGCGGCCAACTCTTCCGGCGTCATTTGGGGCCAAACAAAATGGGATGAATTTGAATGGGGTAGGTCTGAAATAAAGTTTGCTCCTAAGTGGGGATATTCCGTTTGGGAAGCGTTTAACTGGGGCGACCACAAAGAAGGTACGCTTAGTGACGATGTTGGCTCAATTTACAGAAAGCTCTACTTGAGCCAGTACAATATCATTTCCGGTAAAACCCTACAAATTGTCATCAAGGATAAATCCCCTGACCACGGCTTCAGGTTTGAGAACCTACTATTAGAATATATTCAAAAAGGAGCGAGATAAATTGGCGCAGATTTCACTTCCCCACCACTTAGTAAATGGAACAGTAGCAGACGCTTCACAAGTCATGGCTAACTTTAATGCGATTGTAAACGTTGTTAACGGAAACTTAGGATCCGATAACATCGGAACGATTACAGGAGCGGAAATTACGACGAAAGACATAAACGGCGGTAATGTGACGCTAGACAACTTCACCCAAAGATTTCAGTCAGGGATTGAAGTTCTTGAAAATATTCCAACGAAAACAACGTACAGCAGGGAGATTAACTTCCCCAGATCCTTTCCAGGTACGCCTTATATTATGTTCGGTAAAAGCGGTTCCCAGCCGCATAACTTTCATATTTCTTATATGAGTCCTTCCAGAACTGGCTTTACTCTTTATTTCCATAGCACGTATGCAACAGACCGTGAGAGAGTAAGTATTCCGTGGCTTGCTGTGTATATCGGTTCAATGGCTTAAATTACCTAGACATTAGCGTATGAAGGAGGGTTGAATTTGGGCAATGATGCGCAGAGCGTTCCAATTAATCTGACAACCATTACTTCACAAAGTTCTTTGGCTCAAATAAACAACAACTTTAGAAAAATTCAGGCCGAGGTTTCCGGAGTTCGCCAGGATTTTGGGCGGCGTGTTCGAGAGTTTGAGGACCATAAAGACTATATGGAGCGTTACCTAGACGGAGAACGGCCAGCAAATTGGCGCAAATAGAAAAAGCCGAACAAGAATTAGCTGAGGCTGAAGAGCGCATTAAGCAAGCGGAGCAGTATATCGAGCAAGTCCGCCAGGATTTGGAGCAGCAGGCAATTGATAACGCGGAGAAGATTGAGCAAATAAAAGAAAGGCTCAATGCCGCGACTCAGCAGCTCGATGGGGTTCAGGCAAACATTGATCAAACGAATCAAACCATTATCGAGCAGAGGGACTTTCTCAAAAATTTTGCTGTGAAGGTTTCTAGTGAAGCTGAACAAGCCGCAAAAGATCAGTCGTTCGAGTGGAGCTTTACCAAACGCTCTGAGAAGGCCCTATTTACCCGAAACTCTACCGCGACGCTACCGGACGGAACTGTTGTCCAAAAGAATGAGCCGCGTTTCATAGGAAACGGTATCTTAATTGAAGCTGGGGACGGCGCACGCGCGCCTGAATGGTTGACAATCCCCTCCTCCGTCCTCTCTACAGATGAAGGGGCATTGGTAGTGTCGGTTTCTTCACGGCAAATCGCTAATGGTTTGCGGGCTTTGACGGCAGGAAATTTATTCGTTGAAATTCAAGGAAATCAATGGAGTTTTTCTGGAATCAAGGGCGGTACGGTTAGGTTAGAACATGCTGTAGATTTAGGCTTTACATGGAAAAAAGGAGCTGTTACTGCCTATATCAACGGTGACAAGGTAGGCAGCCAATCTTTAGATGTTTCCTTGGGGGATGAAATCTATTTAGGTTCAGCCGAGGACGGCAGACAGGGGAATATGCTTATTACAGATTTCATGGCTAGTAAGACTGCCGACGTATTAGTTCGGCGCAAAATTGCAGTTTAGGAGGATGAATGATGCCTTTTTCAGTGTACGCAAAAAAGGAAACGCTCAATCATTTGTTTCGGAGTGGTTCACTTTACCTTGCCTTATACAACGGCGATCCAAGAAACGGCGGATCAGAGGTTTCAGCCAGTGAGTACGAACGGCAAAGCATTTCGTTTGGTGAACCTGTAGAGAGTTCGGGAAGTGTTAAGGCTCAAAATAACGGCAGTGTCGAATTTCCTATCGCTAGCTCCGACTGGGGTACGGTCGATTATTTGGCTATTTATGATGCTAAAACTTCGGGGAATTTACTGGACTCGGATCAGTTGAATGACAGTTTTGAGGTTAAAGCGAATACTCAATTTTTCTTAGATGAACAAAATTATACGATTATCTTAAACGATGGCCAGTAGGAGGTATATTTATGCCAAGATTACAGGCAGCTAATGACGCTGAGACGACACTTGCGGAATCTATAAACGCTTCTCAAACGACTTTAACTGTCATAGACTCTTCTTCCTTCCCAGCCGTCCCGTTTCGCGCAACAATTGATCCGCTCGGAAATATGGAGATCGTCGAGGTCACCGCAGTAAACGGGACGACGTGGACAGTTGAGCGTGCTAAGGAAAATACAAGCGCGGCAAGCCATGCGGCCGGCGTAAAAATCGAGAACAGCTTTACCGCTGGGACGTATCAAGAGCTAGCGGATGAAACAGACGTGCGGAATGTATCAAATGCACTTGATTTGCATAAGGCGGAAAAAGCAACAATGTCTACACTAGGACATGTAAGGGTTGATGGAAATACAATTAAAATAACTTCCAATGGTGTGATTAGTGGGTTTAACGAAAACGCAGACACTGTAAGAATAGGTCGTGCGGCACAAGTATCAGGAAGTTATTCAATAGCTATAGGCAGTTTCGCGGATGCCCAAAATGGATGTATTATAATTGGCAGAGAAGCTTACGCCACAGAGCCAGATAATGTGATAATAGGAAATGATGCATTTGCCGTCGGATCGGCAAACGTCGTAATTGGCGAAGGGGCTGTAGCTTGGGGAAGGCATAGCGCGGCAATTGGAGCTGGCGCAGAAGCGGTTGGCGAAGGTATGTTGGGGTCAGAAAATGAAGTGTACTCATGGGTAGTTCCGGGAAGGTTTACCGTTCAGGGAACAAAAAATTTTGAGATGCCTCACCCAAAGCCAGAAAAAAGAGAAACACACGTCATAAGACACGGAGCAGTAGAAAGTCCAACAGCGGGAGACACGTTATACCGCTGGAAAGTTGTAGCAACGAAGGACAACGATAAAGCAATTATTGAACTCCCTGACTATTTCGTGTGGCTAAACAAAGACGTACAAGTTTTTGTCACGCCGCAAGGCCATTTCGGAAACGGCTACGGTGTACTAAATGAAGAAACAGAACAATTAGAAATACATTGTCAGTATGAAGGCGAATACAACGTCCTTGTAATAGGAACACGAAATGACGACCATCAATCTGTACAAGAATGGAGCATCAAAGGCGTGGAACGTGAAATAGGAGAATCATGGAACGGAGAGTCCCGCATGTTTAGCGTTAACGAAATTATAGAAGTATCAGAAATGAAGGAGGCTTAATTTGATGGAAATTTTTATAGAAACAAGCAAGATTCAGTTCAAAAACCCGGAGGTTGGGAAACCAACAAGAGCGGTAGAAGAGCATTATTACGGCAGACGTATAACTGCTTTAGTAAACAACGAAAAGAAATACTTTAGATTCAAAAAAGAAGAATTAGCATTTGAAGTAGATGAAGATGATATGATTCAAGCGATTGAGCAGCGGTTATCAGAAGAAAATTAACGCGATATCAAGGATCAAAATGTACAGCACTCTCTCCCCTAGAAAGGTGGTGTTCTCTTGTACCCGAAAAAATATAACACGCCTTATAATGGAAATGGGATTAACCGGGTGCAAGGTTTCGTAATATCAGAAACCTTTACATTCACCCTAGCTGTCGGGGATTCACGGCAAGCAAATACAGTAGTGTCGGTAACGCAAACGGATACTGAAGCTGTTGGACGCTTTGAAGTCCGCGGATTAGTAGAGTCCAATACTATAACAGAAACAAGCATCCGTTCGATTGTTTCCCGATCTGGAAACGCGCGTTCAGAAACCTTTATAAATTCAATTATAAAAAGCGTTTTACGGGAAGTCGGCTTTACAAACTCTTTCACTGAAGCTACATCATACGCGCAGGGACGTATGCGTTTTGCTGGTCAAACGGAATCTAAGACAATTACGGATACCCTATTTAATGTAGAACGCTTTGAATATGTTTTTAAGCCTAACGACTACACGACGGCTTTCATCAAATTTGACCATAATTTAGAGTACCACTCTCCGGTAAACATTGAGCAATCCGTATTACAGACTGACCGCTATAACGGCGTGAGTATTACAAAATCCGACGGCTTTCTCGCATTACGTGACGACGAATTAGTAGAAACGGTTGTGAACGCAACTGTAGGTATCGCGATTCAGACCCGTTCTAGTGTGAATGACCCGTGGAAAGCAAAATTATATGCCGATACGTCTGGAAATCTCCATCTTGACGGGACACTGGTAGCGGCTGATGGGATCTTTACGGGCAGTCTTCAAGGAGTGGACGGCACATTTACCGGTACGCTACAGGCCGCGAACGGCTCTTTCACGGGCAACCTGTTGGCAGCTTCCGGGACGTTTACTGGGGAATTGCTCGCTGCTAGCGGCAGTTTTTCAGGTAATCTGTTGGCAGCTTCGGGAACCTTTTCAGGCGACTTGCAGGCGGCAGGAGGCAGTTTTACGGGAGAACTACGTGCTGCCAGCGGGACTTTTGCAGGCACTCTCCAGGCTGTAGATGGCGTATTTACTGGAACTCTTGATGCGGTAGACGGCAATTTCATTGGGCAGCTAAACGGCGCAAGCGGAACCTTTGTAGGCGACCTTGTTGGCGGGAGGGTCATTGGCGGAAGGTTTGAATCTCATAGTGGCGGAGTTATGACACTTGACCCTCAAGGAATCAAGTTTAATAACGGTCGTCGAACGTACAGTCTGAACCACATAATGGTTGAGACAAATGCCGTCGGCACAAACGTTGCGAATGTTTATTTAGCCCCTTTACGCGGATATGAAGCCCGCGTGGTCAGTTATGACGATATCCCGGGGGATGGCCACGCAGATAGCTACCATTATGAAAGGATTCGGACATCTGGCGTTATAGCCCCTCCTAACCAAAATATTGTTTTGTATACGGGCTTGGAAGGCAGATGTATAAATAATGCAGGCACTGCTTACATGCCCTTCCGTGCAAGCTCTTTTCCAACAGGTTCTTTGGTGGAGTATAAGGAGAACATTACCGTATGGGAAGAAAGTGCGCTTGACTTAATCAACTCTGCGACAATTTATGAGTACCAATTAAAAACCGAGCTTGAGCAAGGCATTGCTAGAAACAGGCAAGGATTAGTTATCGGAAAAGGATTCAGTACTCCCGAAGGCATCATTGACGGAGACGGCGTTGAGCAATATTTGATGAATACTTGGAGCTGGAAGGCGATTCAGGAGCTGTCTTCAAAAATTGCAGCGTTGGAACAAAAATTGGTTAAGGAGTGTTGTTCGTGCAACCACAAAAAATAAATGTTAATGTCGATGCCTTGATCGCTTCGATGTCTGAAGATGTAGCAAAGCTATCAAAAGAAAAAGCCCTCCTCCAGTCTCAGCTAAAAGACTATGAAAATGTTATAATGAAGTTAGATGAAGAAAATAAGGAATTGAAGAAAAAGCTGGAGGAAAGAGATAAACCTTCTAAAAATAAGTGAGTAGTCAATTGCGTATAGGGGTGATTCCGTGGATTTAGTGGAAGCAGTAACAAAGCTCGGTTTCCCATCAGCCTTGGCGGTTTTCTTCGTATGGTGGACGACGTTCCAGCTGTCAAAACGCGTTGATACGTTATGTGAACAAATAAACCAGAATACGAAAGCGGTGATAACACTAGCTACTGTGTTTGCTAAAGACAGGAGTATTGATTTACAGGAAGTTAAAAAGTTTATGGGAGGAGACTAACGATGTTTGAATTATATGGTGTCGGTGCGGTCGCCCTATGCATTGCGCTTGTAGAAGTTGCTAAGAAAGTAGGATCGCCAAGCCGCTTCTCCCCTATTCTCGCTCTCATTATCGGCGTTGTTTTAGGGGTGTGCGCTTACGGAATGACGGCTCAAGGGGTTGTTCTTGGCCTAGCTGCCGGAGCATCAGCGGTCGGCGTCTACAGCGGCACAAAAAATGTTGTTCTGAAGGAGGAGGAATAACATGAAGATTATTCAAGCTTTTATCCCAAAGTCGAATACATTCACTCGCCCCGGTTTTTCAATGAAGCCTGAATATATCACGGTACATGAAACGGATAATCCAAATGTCGGAGCAAACGCTCTCGCCCATGCCCGTCTCCAGGAAAACGGGAACCGAAGGCAAGCCTCCTGGCACTTCCAGGTCGATGATAAGCCGATTATTTATCAAAGCATTCCAACGAACGAAGCAGCCTGGGCTGGCGGTGACGGAAGGAATGGTACGGGGAACCGCAAGTCCGTTCATATAGAAATCTGCGTAAACCGTGACGGGGACTATGGCA
Proteins encoded in this window:
- a CDS encoding phage adaptor protein, whose amino-acid sequence is MNLKEIRDDVRSLIIEPTPGFRSNEELNRWINQGHQLLGSAYRIETFQQLNLKTGTTFHQLPEDLLVFKGAWDENNKSIPIIPIASGTDIIDENMEGTAIFRFGDNFVLVAPNVELQTDYSVTLFYDRKPKMLRADSDEPEIPLPFHTYIVSYATMRALQKDEDYEAAEVYRQEFLTGYQRISIQKTPVSQDADIIIEMIKLGILNPAEAAEWLNLPMKKKIWQRVEVEEKGMALMQTGVIDKADLLENTEFVDREQIVERLKQNAEDFITLPSWSDRDGE
- a CDS encoding phage tail fiber protein: MPFSVYAKKETLNHLFRSGSLYLALYNGDPRNGGSEVSASEYERQSISFGEPVESSGSVKAQNNGSVEFPIASSDWGTVDYLAIYDAKTSGNLLDSDQLNDSFEVKANTQFFLDEQNYTIILNDGQ
- a CDS encoding translocation/assembly module TamB domain-containing protein, which gives rise to MYPKKYNTPYNGNGINRVQGFVISETFTFTLAVGDSRQANTVVSVTQTDTEAVGRFEVRGLVESNTITETSIRSIVSRSGNARSETFINSIIKSVLREVGFTNSFTEATSYAQGRMRFAGQTESKTITDTLFNVERFEYVFKPNDYTTAFIKFDHNLEYHSPVNIEQSVLQTDRYNGVSITKSDGFLALRDDELVETVVNATVGIAIQTRSSVNDPWKAKLYADTSGNLHLDGTLVAADGIFTGSLQGVDGTFTGTLQAANGSFTGNLLAASGTFTGELLAASGSFSGNLLAASGTFSGDLQAAGGSFTGELRAASGTFAGTLQAVDGVFTGTLDAVDGNFIGQLNGASGTFVGDLVGGRVIGGRFESHSGGVMTLDPQGIKFNNGRRTYSLNHIMVETNAVGTNVANVYLAPLRGYEARVVSYDDIPGDGHADSYHYERIRTSGVIAPPNQNIVLYTGLEGRCINNAGTAYMPFRASSFPTGSLVEYKENITVWEESALDLINSATIYEYQLKTELEQGIARNRQGLVIGKGFSTPEGIIDGDGVEQYLMNTWSWKAIQELSSKIAALEQKLVKECCSCNHKK
- a CDS encoding Mu-like prophage major head subunit gpT family protein, producing the protein MTLDTSKAGWSRLLEPGLRKIFFESWKEYPTQFTQVFNVLNSKKHAEHDLSLTGFGPWEARTSETSAVPYDDPMEGFSIDYTHTEFLKGFKVSRAMVDDELYNQINKLPKNLARSGRAKVETDAASVLNNGFTNTGYDTEPLFSKEHPIKRTGGKVSNLIEVSGATNPEDILNEDTVNEAILLARRTTDDAGLKIVVRPKKLVIPPNLEPQAQRIVNSAQRPGTDLNDINTIKSKLQIVVMDYLDKDDAFFLLDDDVHELNFFWRVRPEFKSEEDFDTLEAKYRGYMRYSHGYSNWRGAIGVRAVASGG